From the genome of Paracoccus seriniphilus, one region includes:
- the ribA gene encoding GTP cyclohydrolase II: protein MSLVPTLAETVSRARADLRMGLPVMLGGHLVGAVETLSAERLRDFQALGKPVLALTERRAETLKARVYDDGLARIELPDDADLHWLRALADPSGDLMTPMKGPLFTQRGGDATPHMAALALVKSAQLLPAALVVPARALAGLTVLAPGAALAQMAGEAAMDPVAAARLPLASAERSRLHIFRPDDGGAEHYAIEIGDPPRDAPVLSRLHSACYTGDVLGSLKCDCGPQLHAALDAMGKEGAGVLLYLNQEGRGIGLANKMRAYDLQNQGFDTVEANHRLGFEDDERDFRIGAALLRRLGFDQVRLMTNNPRKVSMLQGHGITVTERVPLVTARNRFNTNYLDTKASKSGHLL, encoded by the coding sequence ATGAGCCTTGTTCCGACCCTTGCGGAAACCGTTTCCCGCGCCCGTGCCGACCTGCGCATGGGGCTGCCCGTGATGCTGGGGGGCCATCTGGTCGGCGCCGTCGAGACGCTGTCGGCCGAGCGGCTTCGCGACTTCCAGGCGCTTGGCAAACCTGTGCTGGCCCTGACCGAGCGTCGCGCCGAAACGCTGAAGGCACGGGTCTATGACGATGGTCTGGCGCGGATCGAATTGCCCGATGATGCCGATCTGCACTGGCTGCGGGCGCTGGCGGATCCGTCCGGCGATCTGATGACACCAATGAAGGGGCCGCTGTTCACGCAACGCGGCGGGGATGCCACGCCGCATATGGCGGCGCTGGCACTGGTGAAATCGGCACAGCTTCTGCCCGCGGCACTGGTCGTTCCGGCCCGTGCGCTGGCCGGGCTGACGGTTCTGGCGCCGGGGGCCGCGCTGGCCCAGATGGCGGGCGAAGCCGCGATGGACCCGGTGGCTGCGGCGCGACTGCCGCTGGCCTCGGCGGAAAGATCGCGTCTGCATATCTTTCGCCCCGATGATGGCGGGGCCGAACATTATGCGATCGAGATCGGTGATCCTCCACGCGATGCGCCGGTGCTGAGCCGGCTGCATTCGGCCTGTTATACCGGCGATGTGCTGGGCAGTCTGAAATGCGATTGTGGCCCGCAGCTGCATGCCGCGCTGGATGCGATGGGGAAAGAGGGCGCGGGCGTCTTGCTTTATCTGAACCAGGAGGGGCGCGGCATCGGTCTGGCCAACAAGATGCGCGCCTATGATCTGCAGAATCAGGGCTTTGACACGGTCGAGGCCAATCACCGCCTGGGCTTCGAGGATGACGAACGCGACTTCCGCATCGGTGCGGCCCTGCTGCGGCGGCTGGGATTCGATCAGGTTCGGCTGATGACCAACAATCCGCGCAAGGTCAGTATGTTGCAGGGCCATGGCATCACCGTGACCGAGCGGGTGCCGCTGGTCACCGCGCGCAACCGTTTCAACACCAATTACCTGGACACCAAGGCCAGCAAATCGGGGCATCTGCTGTGA
- a CDS encoding L,D-transpeptidase family protein translates to MTREDLVLTPRGIRFRNRLLPCSIGRNGLTARKVEGDSATPIGIHRITGLWYRADRMARPAHWARKIGPQDLWCDSPDHPLYNRHCRAPLAASHERMRRADPLYDLVLTTDWNWPDAVPGRGSAIFLHQWRRPRFGTEGCIAFARQDLLWLARNLRPGTRLIVPPLAMGAAAMAAT, encoded by the coding sequence GTGACGCGCGAGGATCTGGTTCTGACCCCTCGGGGCATCAGGTTTCGAAATCGCCTGTTGCCCTGCAGCATTGGCCGCAATGGCCTGACCGCAAGGAAGGTCGAGGGCGACAGTGCAACGCCCATCGGCATCCATCGGATCACCGGGCTGTGGTATCGCGCCGACCGGATGGCGCGGCCGGCCCATTGGGCGCGCAAGATCGGGCCGCAGGATCTTTGGTGTGATTCGCCCGACCATCCGCTGTACAACCGGCATTGTCGCGCTCCTCTGGCCGCCAGCCATGAGCGGATGCGCCGCGCGGATCCGCTGTATGACCTGGTGCTGACCACCGACTGGAACTGGCCGGATGCGGTGCCGGGGCGCGGCTCGGCGATTTTCCTGCATCAGTGGCGCAGGCCGCGCTTTGGCACCGAAGGCTGTATCGCCTTTGCCCGGCAGGATCTGTTGTGGCTGGCCCGGAACCTGCGGCCCGGTACCCGCCTGATCGTGCCGCCGCTGGCCATGGGCGCGGCGGCAATGGCTGCGACCTAG